The following are from one region of the Nymphaea colorata isolate Beijing-Zhang1983 chromosome 7, ASM883128v2, whole genome shotgun sequence genome:
- the LOC116258076 gene encoding protein GRIM REAPER-like: MKSFTLLFVVIVFIDICHSSYGSGNLGSNDASLGAASNESISRLLAQSAHAKARGASCKKYPFVCRLRGSAGPDCCKSHCVNTFTDKSNCGRCGKKCKHGETCCGGQCVHLSFNKSHCGRCFNRCSNGDSCSYGLCGYA, encoded by the coding sequence ATGAAATCTTTCACTCTATTGTTCGTCGTGATCGTGTTCATCGATATCTGCCATTCGTCATACGGAAGCGGCAATCTTGGCAGCAATGATGCTTCTTTAGGAGCTGCAAGTAATGAATCCATATCTCGTTTACTTGCTCAATCAGCTCACGCCAAAGCCAGAGGTGCGAGTTGCAAGAAATATCCGTTCGTTTGCCGACTTCGCGGCAGCGCCGGGCCGGACTGCTGCAAGAGCCACTGCGTCAACACCTTCACCGATAAAAGCAACTGTGGCCGGTGCGGGAAGAAGTGCAAGCACGGAGAGACGTGCTGCGGAGGGCAGTGCGTCCACCTATCCTTCAACAAAAGCCACTGCGGCCGCTGCTTCAACAGGTGCAGCAATGGAGATTCCTGCTCCTACGGTCTCTGCGGTTACGCTTGA